The following DNA comes from Sorex araneus isolate mSorAra2 chromosome 5, mSorAra2.pri, whole genome shotgun sequence.
cgcccctcccgctcagccccgccccgcccgctcagccccgccccgccccgcctgctcAGCGCTGCTCCCCTGCCAGCCTCGCGCCCCAGGAGCCAGGCCAGCCTTGGCGCGCGCCGACGTGGAGGTCAGGCACATTCCAGGCAACCATCCCCCGTGCCACCTTCCTTGGAAGCCGCCCACTTCCCTTCCCGGCACTCCAGGCACTGCTGCCAAGCGGTCTCCAGGTGGGGCTGCGCTGACGTGGCCTGGGGCCTCCGCAGCACTTCCCAGACCTGGCCGGCGGGGGAGGGAGTGCGAGCAGGCTCTTACTTcggccagccccaggccagccccTCTGGGCGCCTCTGGAGCCCACACACCCCTCTGCCCAGGGAGCCCCCATTCCCCTTggcgccccgcccccactgccACAGCCCTCGCACtggtgatcactgtatcactgtcctctcattgctcataatttgctccagcgggcaccagtaacgtctccattgtgagacttgttactgtttttggcatatcgaatacgtgacgggtagcttgccacgctctgctgtgccagcaggatactgtcggtagcttgcccagctctctgggagggacagaggaatcgaatccaggtcggctgcatgcaaggcaaacgccttacccactgtgctatcgctccagcctgcgcTGGTGATAAAAGGGTTAAGACAAGCTTctgtagagcgatagcacagtgggtagggagtttgccttgcacaaggccaacacaggttgagtcccagcatcccatatggtcccccaagcaccgccaggagtaattcccgagtgcagagccaggggtaacctctgtgcatcgcagggtgtgaccccaaaagcaataataataataataataataataaactcctGTGGGCCAGAGTGAGGGCAGCGGgtgggcttttgtcttgcacgcggctggtcTGGGTCAGGACCCTGAGCAGAGGAAGGCCCCCAAACCCTGCAGTGCCCGTGGGAGGGCCTGGAGCCTGCTGGCCGCAGTGGAGCTGCAGTTCCAGAGTTCTTCCGCTGTAGCTGTGGCCTGGAGGCAGAGGAACGGGCAAAGGTGAAGGAGCCTGGCGTGGTGCGGGAGCCTGCGGGTGCCCGGCCCTTCCCGCCTCTACTCTGCTGCTGGCCAGTCCCTGTCCTCAGGGACTGGGGCCGCGCAGGCCGGGGCAGCAGAGTCTCCAGCCGCTGCCCCCCACCCATGCTGCGGCCCTGGGGACTACCATTCCCACACCTCCTTGCCCTGCCCCTAGAACACCCCAGAGCCTCAGAACAAGAACTGTCTCAGGGTCGACCCTTGGATGAGCAGCACCACCACgcagcccccagggctgcccctcgGAAAGGCTGGGGGCGTCAGCCCCACTCCTGCCTGAGACTTGGTTCTGCTGGGGGTCTCCTTGCAGCTTCAGACTCCCCTGGCCCCGCTGCCCGTTTCCAAGGAGACGCAGGGTCTATCTGCCACTCATTGAACCTGCAGCCGCTGCTGTGTCCCCGACTCCCAGCACAGAACTGTGGTATTGTGGGGGGCTGCACCGGGCCAGACAGGACACCCCACGGCCCCCGCCTGCCCCGCGCGCCGCATCTGGGCGTTATGGGCCCACAagaggcagcagggctggggtaaCTGCTTGCTCAGGCAGGATGGAACGCAGCCCTGCCCCCCATTCTGGAGCAATGGGAGGGGCCGAGGGGCGGAACTGAGGCCCCAGGCTGAACCCTGTTTGGATATAATTACAGAAACCAAGTACAGAAATAAAAGTGAGGCAAGAGGATGAAGGAAGAAGGGGGCCCTGGCAGCGCCGGGGCAGATCTGCTGGCCGCCCTGGACCCCAGCACTGAGGGGCATCTGCTGCAGCCCCGTACCCTGCCCGCCCTAGACCCATCCGTCTTCCTACATTCCTGCTTTCTACTGGACATGTCAGCCAggccactgctggtggggctctgggggccttGTGAGAGGCCAGTGGTGCCaccacaggccaggccaggctgtgGAAGGAGGTGGGCACGTCCTGCAGCCTGGCAGGAAAGCACTGGGCCCTGGCATCCTCACCAGGGTCACTGCAGACTGAGCTAGAGAGTGGGGGCAGGAGCCTCAGCTCCTTGCCGGGGGTGTCAGCCGGGCTGGGGCACAGGCTGCCCAGGGCccgggggagggatggggagcagCGCCCTGGAAGCCTCCAGGGCTGTGGGAGCATCCTGGCAACTCACAAACCTATGAAGCAGAGGCGGTGGCGCCTCCCTTTGCAGGCAAGCCTGGAGCGCCACCTGCTGGCTGCACTGACAGCCGAAGGGGCTGGGAGCCTGGGGAGGTTATCCCGGAAGTGCTGGGAGGGGGGATGCTCCACATTGCTGAGGGGCAGCTGTCTGCCCCCCAGTGCTGTGAGCTGGGAATCTGCCCCTCACGATGCTGGGAGGAGCATGTCCCCCCAGTGTGGGGAGGGGCACCTGTCCCCCAGTGCTGGGAGCCGGGGTCCCTATGGTTAGGCTgacagggggacagagggatGCGGCTTAAACTGTCTTGAGGCCCCAGAGCACCTGAATGTGAGCACCCCAGCTGCCTCGTTCATGAGCCCCAAGCGAAAGGGAGTCAAGGTGACCCCCACAGTGGGGGAACACCCCTGGGaagcagccctgagccccacaggcTAGGGGAAGCCGGGGCTTTGAGAGCAGCACGGGGGCGGGTGTGTGCACCAAGGGGCCAGACGGGCCACCCAGGCAGCCAGGAACCCCCAAGGAATAGGAGGGgctggcaccccctccccaccctccgcTGTCCCTGTGTGGCTTAGGTCGGGCCTGGGTTTGCCTGCTGTCAGCCAGGGGCgcccacagtgctgggggggatCCCCGCTgcaggggcacagggcagggggaaGCCAATACTCAGAGGGCGAGGAGACCTgaggcccccacccacccactcctgcctcctcctcctcctccaggaagcctgccATGCCCCACCACCCCTGGGAGAGGCAGCCCGAGTCACTGGTGGAAACTCATCTTCACACAAGGCCCCCTGAAAGTTTATTCGCAGCTGCCACTGGGGTCTCGACAGCCCGGCCAGGACACTGGTCACCCTCTACCCCACCACACGGCAGGCACATCGCTGGCTGTAAAGGGGCCGTGCGGCATCCGACCTCAAGGTGCTCTATGACCTGTGGGCAGCAAGTGGGGGCCCTGCGGCTTCACGGGCCACCACGCCTGTGCGGACCAGTGCAGACCCCGGCTCTGGTCCTCCCGGGCAAGACCTCACAAACagggccagggcccagcccccTGCAGCACAGCGCTGGACACGACTCGGACAGCGAGCGCAGCCCTGGGGGCTCAGCAGGCGTGTTTTCCCAAGAGGCCGTCTGGGTCCCAGGGACAAACAGGAGGGCAGGGCCATCACCCAGGCAGCTTCCCAAGGACAGGCAGGCACGCTGGGCAGGGCAAGTGGACACCCTGTAGTTGTCCCACAGCAGTGCTCGCACCGCCCATCACGGGGCCTCCTGCCGCTGTCGCTGCTTCCGGGGGTCCCGAGCCGGCCGCAGCTCTGCGGGCCCGTGGGCAAAGGGGCAGCGCGGTGCGGGCAGCACGCAGCCGTCCGGATGGTGCGAGAAGAACCAGCAGAGGCGGGTCTTACGGGCAGAGGAGCGCTGCCTGCGCTGGCTGCCTCGGAcgctcccttcctcctcttcctcctcctcggccAGCGGCTCCTCCCTCCAGTCGCGAAGGCGGACTCGCCCGCTGTGCACTGTGGggtagagagggacagagggaccctGCAGCAGCAGGACTGCAGGtcaagggtgggagggatgcctgGGGCACTGTCAGGAAGAGGTGTTGAGCGGGTCCGGGACACTGTCCCAGTGGGGCAAATCCGTCTAGGAAtgagggcaggaggtggggacaCCTGGGGCAGCTGGGACCTCCCAGTGTgtccccagagacacagcagggcCACAGAGGAGAGCACAGAAGACGCCTGCCCCGTggtctccccaccctgccaggaCCCAGACACTGAACCCCGAGGCTGGGCGCACGTGCTGAGCCCTGACAGGGGTCCGGCACGGACCGCGGGGATGCAGGTCTTCGtgccagagcagggctggggtacGCACTGGCTCATCCACACCCACATCTACCCACATGGCGTGGACAGTGCTGTCGGAGTGCCAGGGAGAAGCAGGAGAGCATGGTGAGGGGGCGGTGAGGGGGTTGCAGGACGGGCCAAGGGCCAGCTGTGCAGGTACCTGCAAACACCTGGTGGTGGTTCCGCAAGAGGGTCTGCAAACCCCCACACTCGCGCCGCAGCTGCCCTCGCGTCTCCCCGTCCAGCTCACAGGCCACTTCCGCCAAGGACAGGCTCCCTGTGGAGATGGGGCCCCCCCCAGGGGAGGGCGTCGTGAGCAGCTGGGGCCCGGGCCCAGTCCCTGACCCAGCGTGGAGGCCAGCGGTCCAAGGGCTGAGCTGGGCCCAGCCGCCACAGCGGTCCCCACCTCAGGAGAAGCGCAAGTTTAAGAGAACTAACGGGCTGTGACCCTGCACCCAGTGTGCCCCCCTAGCCCGCCAGATCCGGGGACAGGCCCAGACGGACGGCCCTGCCAGGGGCAGGACGGAGGCAGCCCCGACGCATGGCACagctgggagagggtggggctCCGGGGGGGGGCAGCCGGACACGGCACGCCCAGAGGCCGGCGCGGGCACGGGCGGGGGTCTGGGGCTTACCCCCGGGATTCCAGGCCGGGGTCTGGCTCAGGGCGGCTCCTGGGTCCCCGTGGGCCAGCAGGAGCCGGGCCACCTGCAGCACCACGCGCTCAGTGAGCTCCCGGGGCAGGGCGGCGCCGTTCCGCACGCGCTCCACCTGCTCCCGCGGCCGGAAGGCGGGCAGCCAGCGGCCGGGCCCCTGCTGGTGGCCAGGGTCCGGGGGACATTCCTGTCTGCTGCGGATGTAGCGGGTCCTCTGCTCGTCCATGGCCGCCTCCCTGGAGGCCGGGTAGGTGCGGGATCTCCCGATGAGACACACCTGCGGGGAGAGCAGGACGCTGCCCCACGGACCCGTCCACGGAGAGCCGGGACCTCCCACCCCACTAGCATGGCTCCCCCCAACTGTCCCGAGGGCTTCGGGCGGTAGACGGGCCCATGCAGGGCGCAGGGCTGAGGGCAGTCGACGGCTGGTGTGGGGAAGGCCGTGAGGCTCAGTTAAGCCTCAAGATGCCCCAAACCTCAGGTACGAGAAAACAGACCCCAGAGAGATGTGGCACTTGTGCATGGGTGAGGAGGATTTCGGGCACCAAGCGCCAGCGTCAGACCTGGGCGCCTGGTGTCCAACAACTACACCAGCCATTTCCAGGACTCGGTGTCCAGCTGGAACCGGGCCTGGAGGGGCTGGACACCAGCAGGGAGGTGCAGGCCCCAGGACCCTCGGTTAGCCCAAGCCCGGCCACCCGCTCTCCAGGACCCAGCAGCAAGCAGGGCTGCTGAGGTGACAGCTCAGCCACCTGGACTGCAGCTGAACACTCGGCCTCTCTGGACCATCGTGGCCACTTGGCCCGCCGTGCCTCTGCGTCAAGCAGCTGTCAGGCCCAGTATGAGGCTCATGGTCGTTCCCAAACCCTGATGTCGCGTCAGAGAACGGCCACAGAACATACTCCGGGTGGACACCTGTGGCCCTCATGGTTTAGGCCTCGGGGCCTCGGGCTCCCAGCAGCACAGGGCCCTGGCACATGCTCTGTCCACGGGAACGAGGAAGCTTCATGAAGGCCGGGAAGTTGTCCCCAACTCCCAGCTCCGCCGGTTCTCGGGGCCCGCACGGCACGCACCCGTTTGGTGGACGGGATCCGCAGACGGTCTTCCTCCACGTGGAAGCCGCAGGCGGTGCCCACCTCCGTCACGAAGTCCAGGTACTCCCGATACTGCGTGCTCTGGCTCTGCCGCCGCTGGAACCTGCCCGCGAAGTCAAAGAAGCAGCAGGGGAGCACGAAGAAGTGGCAGCGGAAGGAGGACCTGGGGGCGGTAGGGGGTCAGGGGATGGGAGAGGGGGCAgctgccttgcttgcagcagcCCTggtgaaccctggcaccacacggcccCAGGTACCCCGAGGTGCAGCCTAGAGGCCCCCTACTTTGTGGCACCGCAGAGTCCTCACGTGAAACCGGCCCAGCTGGCCCAGACTGCCAGGAGCCCCCTCAGGCCTCTCGCAGAGCCCGCGGATGCTCCACACGGCACGCCACCCCACCTGGGCCACGGCCCTGCCTCCCGCCTGACCCTCCCGACACCCCCACGGCTGCCGAGAAGCGGCTGCTCGCCCACCGGGCCGCGATGACGGGGATCCATGGCGTGAGCTCGTCCGAGTGGTTCCCGATCAGCCAGTCCGCGTCTGGGAAGAGCATCTCGTCCCCCGGTGTGATGGCGGCCTCCTGGCAGAGCAGGCACGAGGCTGAAGGCCACCCCAGGGCAGAGCTGCGGGCAGCAGAGCACTGGGGGGTGAGCGCGTGAGTGTGTGGAAGTGCGTGCAGGGGCCAAAGGCGCAGGTGTGTGTTGCGAGTGGGTGTGAACTCGAGCGTGAGAACAAGTGAATGCGCAGGCGAGAATGGGAGTGAACATGGACAAACGGGCCAGGAGTGGATGCGTATGAGGAGTGCACACGTGTGAGCTGTGGATGCGTGTGACAGAGGGGGCAGCTCAGGTGGGCACCTCGAGGCGTGTGTGCGGGCCATACAGGTCCCAGATCTTCCTTCTCCGCACGTCGATGCCGCggccggggtgctgggggcgggacGAGAAACCTCGTTGAGTCCGGGACCAGCGAGTGCAAAGGACTCTGTACCCCCGCAGGGCCCGGGGAAGCCCCCACACCTGGCCAGTGACCCGCCTGGGTCCCTCCATCACCGCCCGCTGCGCACACATCCTCTGAGCCCCTTGGTCTGCTGTGCTCGGATGCTCTCCCAGAAGGCGCGGCCAAGGGCCACAAGAGGGCATCTAACCTGGCGTCCAGCCAGCCCCAGCCCGCATGGCTCACGCCAGGTGCCACCCACCCTGCTGGCTGGCAGGGCCCCCAGCGGGCCTCAGCCGCACCCTCCTCACAGCGGCATGCTCCAGCCGCGCCCCGAGCCACACGGGGGGGCCAGCTGCCATCTGCTCCCCTGCAGCCTCCTGCCACGTCTGTGTGGGTCCCCGCCCACCTCCTAAGCTGCTGGCCAGGTCACAGTGAAGCCCTGCCACAGCCAGGCACAACTCTGATGCCGTGCTGCCCAGCACAGGGCTGGAAGCCGCGCTACAAGTGCAGAAAGGGCTGGGCTGGCCCACCACTCTCTGCTCAGCAGGGGCCGCTCCTGCAGCCCCGGGAGGCTCGCCCCCTCAGTGCTCAGCAGGGGCCGttcctgcagccccaggaggctCGTCCCCTCAGTGCTCAGCAGGGGCCGTTCCCGCAGCCCCGGGTGGCTCGCCCCCTCGGTGCTCAGCAGGGGCCTGTTCCCGCAGCCCTGGGCTCACCCCCTCGGTGCTCAGGATGTGAACCAGCAGCCCGTTCCCGCAGCCCAGGTCCACGAAGGACTGCTTGGTGTCCAGGCCCTGTGCAGCGCGCTCCTCCTCCCACAGGACCTACGAGAGGGGAGagcagagtcactcctggcactccTGGGAATACCCATCACCACGCGGGCCTCAGGCTCTGCCCCCCTGCAGGACctgggcccggggggggggggaccccggGCCCCCAAGGCAACTCTCCAGGGTTCAGCCTTGGATCTGCCCAGAGCACCTGCAGCTTCTAAAGACAGCCAGGGGCCAGCGCACCTGACGCTGCAGGGCAGAGCCGAGACAGCAAGGGCTGCCCAGGTCTGGGGTGGGCAGCTGGCCAGGGAGGTGATGCTGGTCATGGGAGGTAACACTGGGCACCAGGCTGGTCAGTAGGGGGATGGTGCTGACCAGTGGGGCAGTGCTGGTCACTAGGGGGCTGGCAGTGGTCACTAGAAGGGTGATGCTTGTCGGGGGGCAGTAGTGCTGGCTACTAGGAAAGATGCTAGTCAGTGTGCTGGTCACTGGGGCTGTGGCACTGCCCAGTAGGGGAGGTGCTGGTCAGTGGGGAGGTGGCACAAGTCAGTAAGGGCGTGGTGCTGGTCAGTGGGGGCAGTACTGGTGGACAGGCAGGAGTCTGGCACTGTCTCTACTTCTCCCGCCCAGCAGCCCCCAACACTTCCCTGCCCAAGCTCTGGTCAGACGTCCCCGTCAGCCTGCTCGGTGCCCTGTTGACCCCAGCTGCCCCGCCGCAATGGCCCCCGCGTACCAAGAGGTAGGTAGCAATGGCCACATCCTCATAGACAAACTTCTCGGGGTCAGTGACTTCCGGCCACACCTAGGAGATTCCATGAGGGGTGAGGCTTGTGTGATGAAGGGACAGACTGGGGGGGCACGACTGTCCGAGAGAGGGCATGTGCGTCACTGCGCGGCCTGGACAACCCTATTCACTCTCTAGAGAAACAAGGGAAGGGGCCAGGAGAAGCAAGGGGGTGGGCAGCACCATGGACTGGCCTGACCCCACCAGAGGCTGTGACTGGCCACGGGCGAGTCTTGGAtccagagaggacagcagggcgGGGCCCTCACGGCCTGGGGTGgctccaggggcccagggccagcgTGGGGCAGGGCAGTGC
Coding sequences within:
- the TRMT44 gene encoding probable tRNA (uracil-O(2)-)-methyltransferase isoform X1 is translated as MEEVGRVAVRDPARLPGGFWAAVAVWLERPQVANKRLCGARLEARRSVTLGRGAAPAPGAARGPDLEQLWDRFSRGLAGRHPALRALLAGPGPPAELQLLLRSVIPKATPRSPLVAPRREMVVQDVLGGRVTFLPLEADGGCEVEPCSVYQLRLLQEGEQWFISVLIFCPEKWPSDGVVCPSLAWLGGELPAKLARWSGESKSSCGRGTLCLLPLEPYSGTYRRLKDKYRDLVKVWPEVTDPEKFVYEDVAIATYLLVLWEEERAAQGLDTKQSFVDLGCGNGLLVHILSTEGHPGRGIDVRRRKIWDLYGPHTRLEEAAITPGDEMLFPDADWLIGNHSDELTPWIPVIAARSSFRCHFFVLPCCFFDFAGRFQRRQSQSTQYREYLDFVTEVGTACGFHVEEDRLRIPSTKRVCLIGRSRTYPASREAAMDEQRTRYIRSRQECPPDPGHQQGPGRWLPAFRPREQVERVRNGAALPRELTERVVLQVARLLLAHGDPGAALSQTPAWNPGGSLSLAEVACELDGETRGQLRRECGGLQTLLRNHHQVFAVHSGRVRLRDWREEPLAEEEEEEEGSVRGSQRRQRSSARKTRLCWFFSHHPDGCVLPAPRCPFAHGPAELRPARDPRKQRQRQEAP
- the TRMT44 gene encoding probable tRNA (uracil-O(2)-)-methyltransferase isoform X2, which codes for MEEVGRVAVRDPARLPGGFWAAVAVWLERPQVANKRLCGARLEARRSVTLGRGAAPAPGAARGPDLEQLWDRFSRGLAGRHPALRALLAGPGPPAELQLLLRSVIPKATPRSPLVAPRREMVVQDVLGGRVTFLPLEADGGCEVEPCSVYQLRLLQEGEQWFISVLIFCPEKWPSDGVVCPSLAWLGGELPAKLARWSGESKSSCGRGTLCLLPLEPYSGTYRRLKDKYRDLVKVLWEEERAAQGLDTKQSFVDLGCGNGLLVHILSTEGHPGRGIDVRRRKIWDLYGPHTRLEEAAITPGDEMLFPDADWLIGNHSDELTPWIPVIAARSSFRCHFFVLPCCFFDFAGRFQRRQSQSTQYREYLDFVTEVGTACGFHVEEDRLRIPSTKRVCLIGRSRTYPASREAAMDEQRTRYIRSRQECPPDPGHQQGPGRWLPAFRPREQVERVRNGAALPRELTERVVLQVARLLLAHGDPGAALSQTPAWNPGGSLSLAEVACELDGETRGQLRRECGGLQTLLRNHHQVFAVHSGRVRLRDWREEPLAEEEEEEEGSVRGSQRRQRSSARKTRLCWFFSHHPDGCVLPAPRCPFAHGPAELRPARDPRKQRQRQEAP
- the TRMT44 gene encoding probable tRNA (uracil-O(2)-)-methyltransferase isoform X3 — protein: MKKATALSSAALPAPGRCQGRLPARGDVLGGRVTFLPLEADGGCEVEPCSVYQLRLLQEGEQWFISVLIFCPEKWPSDGVVCPSLAWLGGELPAKLARWSGESKSSCGRGTLCLLPLEPYSGTYRRLKDKYRDLVKVWPEVTDPEKFVYEDVAIATYLLVLWEEERAAQGLDTKQSFVDLGCGNGLLVHILSTEGHPGRGIDVRRRKIWDLYGPHTRLEEAAITPGDEMLFPDADWLIGNHSDELTPWIPVIAARSSFRCHFFVLPCCFFDFAGRFQRRQSQSTQYREYLDFVTEVGTACGFHVEEDRLRIPSTKRVCLIGRSRTYPASREAAMDEQRTRYIRSRQECPPDPGHQQGPGRWLPAFRPREQVERVRNGAALPRELTERVVLQVARLLLAHGDPGAALSQTPAWNPGGSLSLAEVACELDGETRGQLRRECGGLQTLLRNHHQVFAVHSGRVRLRDWREEPLAEEEEEEEGSVRGSQRRQRSSARKTRLCWFFSHHPDGCVLPAPRCPFAHGPAELRPARDPRKQRQRQEAP